The Pogoniulus pusillus isolate bPogPus1 chromosome 6, bPogPus1.pri, whole genome shotgun sequence genomic interval atATCTCTTTCCTTCTACATACATGTTTGCTAGGTCCATATAGGAATGAAAAAAAGTTATCTTTTTTTCTATGGCTGTTTTAAAATGAGCAATGGAAAGTTGTATGAGTTTATCCACTTGTTCTCGAGGGGGGTATTTTGTAGCCTTTTTCAGTTGAAAGAACTCTGATCTGTAGCAGAGTCCTAGCTGGTGATGCAAACTGGCAGAATTGGGTGTCATTGTTAGGGCCTTTTCCAGAAGCTTCACTGCCTTGTCcagttctcctttccttctgtaAAATTTGGCAGCATATTGCAGGACATGAGGAAGATCAGGAGTTTTCTTCATTGCTTCTTCAATGTGTCTTTCCCCTTCATCAATTTGCTTTAAGTCCTGAAGTTTTAATGCAAATAATACCAGAAGGGAAGTATTCTCTGGATCCAGTTCTACGGCGCGCTTCAGGAGGTTTATGGACACGCTTTGTTTCAGAGAAGGATTCTCCAAACGATACATCGTTATTGCATAGCCAGTATTAAATTCTGGGTTGTCTGGTTCATTCCGCAGAGCATTTTCAAAGCAAGTCTTTGCTCTCTCATAGTATTTCTTCCCGAATTTTAATAATGCCCATCCTTCCTCAGCGTAGATCTCAGGAAGCTGATCTTTCCATTGAGGAGTACTTGAAAACTTTTTGCGGCTGTTTTCCACTTTGCTTGCATATTTCTGAGCTTCTTCATATCTTCCCATGTAGTAACAGATCCAGGCGCAGTTCCCCCAGGTAAGAAGACTTCTTCTGGCAATttcatctgggtgatttcttttAACTTCTTCTTCAGCTTTTTGGAGATTTCTCAGGGCTTCCTCATTTGAATTATTTAGGTGGCATACATAGGATAGGAGATTATAACTTCTGACCTTGGATTTTGTTAAAAACTCAATCTGATGGTTTATTCTCTCTTCTAGGTCATTGAGATCCACATCTTGCTTCAGCAAAGTCCATGTAAAATAACATTCTAGCTGCAGCAGGGAACTCTTCAGGGAAGTCTTGGAAActgtgctggaaaaaaaacaaacaaacaaataaaagatAAACTTACTTATACTCCATTTGAATTAACTTCTCCTGTTTTAAAACTAGCCATTATGTACTCAAAACCAGACAATACCTATGCAGGTGCCACTAGTCAACAATACTTCAAACAAGCCCAAGCTGTAGGAAGACAGGTCTAAAGAGCTGAACAGTTATTTGAGTAATTCTCTTTGCCAGTGTATAAGAGTACCTCTTACATAGAGGTAGTGTTCTGGATGTCGAAAAGGAGAATGTAGTCTCAACTGACTGGGGAATGTTTCCTATGCTGGTAACAATTGCTGAAGCCTACTCAGAACAGAAAATTAGATACAAAACTTTCCCAGACTAAACTGGTATTTATAAATGTTGGTAATGCACAAGTTGTTTTATAGACTTCTTTGCCTTTTTCAAATAATTTCCTCTGCCTAACTAGCATTTTTGATCAGTATTAATAACAGTTCCTAATTAGAAGTCTGCATGTGAGGCAATTACCCTTCGTCTGAGGTGAAAAGGAACTGAGAGCAAATTTATGTTACGCTATCTTGTTAGAAACCTTTGGCTACAGGTGAATACCACAGAACAGACACTGACTCCCAAATCAACAAACTGAAGGAATAGCTTGAAGCATTTAAGCAATCTCATTCAAGATAAAATGTGTGTTGTTTCTTCTTGCCTCGCCCTGGAACCATAAAAGTGTCATAGTTGAAAACAACAGTGGAGAGTAATTAATGAAAGGGCATTTTTGTGGAAACGAATCTTCATGAATGTCACAAAAATAGAGTTGTGATGCAAATTAAACACAATTTAGCTTAGTTCAACATGTAACCATTAAATGCAATTTCCTTGTTTGCAACTCTagttgtgcatgtgtgtgtgtgcctctgtgacACATTAAAGTCTTCAGATAATGTACCACATAACCTGCATTGTCCTGCTTGATGGTCCTTGCAGTTGTCAAAACAGGAAAGTAAATTCTCAAATGCATCACTGACAGTCACTCATTTGTCTGGACATCAGCTACAATGAGAGTCTGGATTTCATGTCTGAACTGCACACACATAGTTTTTCTGACTGTTAGTTCTGTTCACAGGGGCTGATCCATGCCAGAGAAGCAAGAACATTACAGTATTTGGTAGCATCCTCATTTTGTTTTGATTCTTCCAGTAAATTTCTGCTGCTTCAACCCATGAAGTCCCTGACTTATTACATTTATGTAAGTAATAAGCATTCTTTTCCAATAGCATGGCAAAAATACCCCATCTTTCAGAGGCTGGTTTGCATACTTACCTCATGGTTTTGCTTCTCTATTAATTTGTCTTCAGATAGCTTCAAACCCAAAGTAGCAGCGATGTTCTTAGGACTTCTCTTTTATGTGGGCCAGCTGTCACGTCACCCGAGGGTAATGAACAGGGAACAGAAAGTGAAACTTGCGTCTCAATCAGGAACAGTTACTCATAAGGCAATGGAAACTGAGGAGTCTGTAAGCACAAATAACCCTAAGAAATGGGATCCAAGAATGCAAAGGGTCATGTAGTGCCATTTGTATCAAGAGGTGTACCTGTGTATCAGAAAAACGGGATACTACAAAAACATAACTTTTTCAGTTAAAATCGTAATGCTTTCTAAATGagagttttttgttgttgttcttgacacacctcctctgccactgtGTATTTTATATCAAGTTTCTGTATTAATGTGAGAATAATACTACAGACCTGGACCTGGTAACACGAGTATTTACATTGTAGGATTGAATTTCATTGAAGTTTCTGTAAACCTGGTCTCACATGCCCTGACCACAGGCACACTTTGCTAAGAAATTAGATAGGCAATGTAGTGCAAATTAACTGAAGATAAAACAACCATGCCAAAACTGTGTGCTTCCATGCAACGTAAGCCCATTGTATCACATATGCTCAAAGGCAATGAATAGATGATCTGTGTAAGAATAACAGTGGTTGCTGACACCGCTTCACAGTGCTTTACAAAGGCCCGGGAATTCCCGAGGTGTACGTGTTTAGTACGTTGGAGGTTTCCACTAGGGATGCTCCAGCTACGGGGAGAAGCCGTAGCAGACAAGGCTTCGTCCCCTCCTTACTGCTGGCGCATTCTCTCTGGAGACTACTGCGGGCTCTGCGGCGGGGTCAGGACACAAAACAAGCACACTATCGCAAGGGCGGCACTTAGGAAAGTTCTGCACGTTTCGGAGGAGGCGAGGAAGGGTGAAAGACTTCTGACAGTGAGAGTCTGGGTGCCGTGGGTATTACGGTGAAGCGCTGAATCATACTGACTCAGGCAGTCCAAGGCCGCGCACTTTCGGCGCGCCGCCAGGCGATGTGGGCCAGCGGCACAGCGGCAGCAGCGGGATCCGGCTTGTGCGAGGCTTGGCGGGCACGACCCCAGGGCAAGCTCCCGCCTCTCAGGGCCCGGTAGGGTGGGTCTGGCGGCTCCTGCCGCCGCCGATAGGCCACGCCGCATGGCCTGAGCGGTTCCGCTGGATTAGTGCCCTCCTACCGCCGCGCCGCGCTTATCCGAACTGTGAACGACGAGGCGGCGGTGCGGGGCGGGTCCTGGCGTGGCACAAGCTCTTCGCAAAGGGTGGGTCGCCCTGCCGCCAGGTGGTTTCGCCGGGCCGTAATCACCTCAAGGCAGAGGCGCGGAAGGGTGCAGGGCACACCCAGATGCCCTGCCTGTCAGCGGCCGCGCTCGTTCAGCCGCTCGGGATACTACTCCACCTTCTGTAGCCCGCGGCTACCGCCCCTCCGCTGTGACAGGCCCGCGGCTGCCCTCGCCCTGTCAGGGACGCGCCCGCCCCTGCTCCTGTCACGCGTGCCGGTCGCCGCGCCCGTGGGGGCGGTACGTAAGCTTCGACGGGGCCCGCCTGCTCCCGCCCCAGCGCTGAGGTCTGTTTCTCTGTGACGAGCCGGGGCCTTCTGCCTCGTTCCCGTAGAGAGCCGAAATGCGGGGCCTGGTTGTCGCCGCTTGCCTGCTGCAGACCATCGCAGGTTCGGACGCGTTCGCCAGCGGAAGAAGAAATGTGGACCCCGAAACGAATATGAACATCGTGAGTGGAGGGGAGGGGTGCGGCTTTGAGGAAAGGGTGCCCGAGACTTGTCACCGGCTGTAGCTGCGAGGTGTAACGGGGCGGCGAGGAGCGGAGTGGGAGGTCTGGGCGGCGTGCGGCACCTTTAGAGTTCCACGGACATGCATCAGCCACTGGTCAGCAGCCAGCATGCTTCTGCTTGCTTAGATCTTCTACCTATACTTAGTCTTTCACTCCTCTTttttccaggctcttcttggtccTATGTTGCCTGTAAATGATCTTCCACATATTTTCAAGTCCAGAGCTGTGGTTTTTTTGCTAGTCAGGATCCTCCTTCTTAAGTGCTAGAAAAGCTGCTAGCAGGATGCTCTCGTGTTCTGTCCCACGACTGCTTTTCTTCCTATTTGGCATTTACTCTCCTAAATCCACTCTTCTTCTGCCACAGTAGTCAGCTCCAGGAAATATTTGCTGTTAGTAACTGATATGAGTTACTATTTCCTCGATCCCATCATGTGTGAGATACTTCATGCTAGAAATGCTTAAGGTCTGTGAGCAAAGAAGTGCTTGAGTCAACATTATCATCTATAATTTTGAGGACTGAAAGTAGTGATTTAGCCTAACACATTTGAAAGGAAGTTAGACTTAAAATCACGCTGGAATGTTAATGTTACTATGGATTAATGTAATTATTGAAGataaatttaaaagaaaaaatcatgTTTAATTAAATGATCCTCCCCCTTGTCCAGAACTCTGATCATGTGTTGCATTTCTTACATTTTCTCAAGGCATTCTTGGTGTcatgaaataaataaaattgcAAATTCTTTGTCCTAATGGAGTTGCATCAAATAAAAATAACATAAAGCTTAAGAAGTGGGACATACATTTATTAATGAACTTATGTATAAAATTGTGTTAAACAAGTGTGggcatttttattattattttcttgttAGCAAAGGCACTTAAAAGTTTGACAACAGACCTAAAACTTGAGAAGGGCGAGTGAGAAGTGGCACATGCAACTGTAAGCTGAGGTGGCACTGTCAGCAGCTCACACATGTGAAGAGTGTGTTTTAAAGATGCTGTGGTTGTCGTTTAGTCCAGCACACAGCTTAAACATGATTGTGACCTCTGTGTAAGAAAGGATTTGACATAAAGTTCAGATATAAATCTGAAATAAGAAAGGAAgtattttccttcaggagagaTTAATTCTTCCTCCTCTTATTCTGTATGTTCCTGTGGTGCCAGTTGCTTTTTGCTGTCCTCACTTGTTTGTTACTGAATATACTGCTTTCCTTGAGAACTGGCAGTTTCAGTAGTTGGCTGCTGAATCCACATGTTGGCGTTTTACCCTGCTACCATACTCCCCTTTTAAGCACTTCAATCTCCTTTCTTACTGTAGGCAGTGTATGAGTACCTAATGGGACAGTGGATGGGGACAGGCTAGGGAGTCCTCCCAAACACCCAGCATAAGGTTTGTGCTCTGGCTGTTTCCTGACTCTGCAGTGAAATAAGTCTCATAAAGAAACATGTCTACATTTAATGAATGTGTAGTATGGCACATTCCTACCGCAGCCTTTAATTTTGGGAGGAACCTGGAGTACTTTGCTTTGTTAATGAACTGGGAAGACTGGCAGTCTGACTCCAAGGtggtttctcttttttcttcagaGTCAAATTATTACCTTCAGGGGATACCCTAGTGAGGAGTATGAAGTGACAACAGAAGATGGATACATCCTGTCCATTAACAGAATTCCTTATGGAAAAAAAGGCCGTGACAAGAGCAAAGGTATGTGTCTGCTTGGAAAAATAGGAAGTCATGGACAAGCTCTCTTTGTTCTAAACCCATTT includes:
- the LOC135176099 gene encoding interferon-induced protein with tetratricopeptide repeats 5-like, producing the protein MSTVSKTSLKSSLLQLECYFTWTLLKQDVDLNDLEERINHQIEFLTKSKVRSYNLLSYVCHLNNSNEEALRNLQKAEEEVKRNHPDEIARRSLLTWGNCAWICYYMGRYEEAQKYASKVENSRKKFSSTPQWKDQLPEIYAEEGWALLKFGKKYYERAKTCFENALRNEPDNPEFNTGYAITMYRLENPSLKQSVSINLLKRAVELDPENTSLLVLFALKLQDLKQIDEGERHIEEAMKKTPDLPHVLQYAAKFYRRKGELDKAVKLLEKALTMTPNSASLHHQLGLCYRSEFFQLKKATKYPPREQVDKLIQLSIAHFKTAIEKKITFFHSYMDLANMYVEGKRYEEAEEIFQKAFQINILDDFDKQQFYCCYGNFKHFHLRKYSEAIEDYMEGLKIKKYSYYFDKCKESLKKLLEQRIRRGSRDATDFGRLGFVHNLNGEKHEAIRCYEQALALHPDNEDYASALYELQLSISS